In the Arachis ipaensis cultivar K30076 chromosome B04, Araip1.1, whole genome shotgun sequence genome, GATATTATCCAAACAATTTATGTATCTAAGCCTTTTTATTGACAATTCCATACGAAGTCTATTGTATAAAGATATGTataattaattaacaaaataCCAAAACTATATGGGACCGTTTGTATACTAAATGTTCTCAAAATTATATCAAAATGAGAATAGATAAGTTAACACTTTCGGATAGCACCACCAAATAAAACTTACAGTAATTATGAAAGTGCATAGCATAGATCCATGATTTCAGCATACATGGCACAATATATACAAAAATTCTAATATTGACGGTTGTGTTGTTAACTCTGTGTatataagaaaaacaaaatagtcaAAAATTGTTAACATACACGAACACCATATATGTTTTTAAAGGATAATAGATAAAGGTATGCAAAACAATTAAGCCAAATGTCATGATAACAAGCATGTATAATACATAAAAGGCACACCAATAAACATATAATAATACAATTGTAATAAAAACCATCAGCTATACTCATAATGAAACATAGTGTTTTTATATTGTTTACCTTTTACCTCATAGTATCAAGGTACTGTCATGAGTGGTTAGCACTTTGTTAACAAAATCTTATCTACAATCTTGCTAATTTTCATCTAAATATCATTCTATCCACAATTTTCAGGAGCAGTACTCTCCACATAAATAAAAAGGAGAACAcataataaaaatcaaaaaattattctATATAGAATTTACAGAAACAATAACAatagatttaatttaatttgttaaatttaaAGATAGAGGCATAATCTATTAATTTACAGAAATGATAATAATATATCAAGTTATGCAGGCACATTTCGAGAGTATCACTAACTTACTTATAATCATCTGGTGAAGAAGTAGATCGACAAAAATCCTATAATCAACCTTGTCAAACTTATTAGTGTCATATGTAAATCTACAATATCTTCGCATTAGATAAACTATGTTAGAGGAAACCAACATGTATAAAACTAAACTTATTCAACAGAAACCTTACTTgagaaatcaaaaacaaaaataatataattaggtaatccccaaaaaaaaaaatacacgtATGATTATTAGAAATAAAGCGTACCTATAATCGGAGACTCTCAAAACAAATCTTATAAGTACTTACTCAAACAACAAAGTGATctatttcttttgattttcctTAATGTGTGCAATTAGCGACTGAGAACTTCGGCAATGATCAAAATCTACTCAAACTCAAGAACCATATGTTCCTTATTTGATGCACCTTTTCAACTCTTGAGCATCCCAATTCTCCTGACTGTTTATTACTCTAAACTATTAAAAATTGTATCTTTTTGTTGATTGGTGGAAAGATAGGTGCGAATTTAATATTGAATAGTGGTAATGGTAAATGTATGTATAACCATATATACAAATGGAAATGGGAGAGAGAAagatatgtattttttattatttttaaagtgTCTTATTCATAGCAACAAGTTTGTAGGTGAATTTTTAGCGAAAATTATGATCTGGTGTAATAAATACAATTCAATTTATGCAtgtaatattataaataaatttaaatatttagttCACCAACTATTAGAAGGGTATAGTATAGTCAtccaaaaaaaagaataaaatataatttttgtctttaaaaattgtaaaatattttaaaaaaatttttaaattttattttgtttcaattttatactaaaaaatttttatttgcattaaatatacCATTGACGAttgattttttataaaatttagaaCTAATTCAGCAACAATTTCACAAGAATAATTTTCAACACAAGTAAATCAAATATAGTTATCATACATTATTGTTGGATAGgtcataaattttttaaaaatttaactgTCAAGAATATatttaatacaaataaaaaattttaaaaacaaaattaaaacaaaataatattttaaaatttttcgataaatttcaagaataaaaaatattttttgccttaacttaaaagttattttttttaattgacgtAACAACAAACTTATAATTCTTTTGAATAATTAtttcttattaaatattaaatttcttTCGACTACAAAAATCCACTGTCCTTCAATTTTATTTCAAATGATACGTGaatgaatttttttatgaaaagaaaTAATGGACTTAACGAATATTTTGATGTATAAAATAGCCAAATTATTAACTTCAACGAAATAATATATTTAGGTAGGAGTCAATTTTGGGTTATTATTTTCGAAATCTATTATTGTTAAGTCATATCACTACAGTTcacaatttatatatttatattatgtatataataaTTCAATCATACAATATGATAAATACATAATCTGCGTACAGAGCGCGGGAAATAAACTAGTTGGCCATATTTAGATAGTCTAAGAAGATTCAAGTCTAAAGGTATGGTTGGTCCAGCTTATTTTTGTCATTAATATACGGTGCAACAAAATTAGGCAATTTTtgtctttttctaaaataaaaaccTAAATGATGATAacccaaaaaataataaataaatactaaaatTAAATCAATTTGGATTGGGCGTCCTGTAGTTAACATTAAAATTCTATAGTCACGATTATTTAAGATTAGAATTTTTAGTCATagttatcatttttttttatcaaacactACTTTAGATCACTGTTTGAATTAGTGATTATAAGTTACTCTAAAGTCAAGTTCAAATTTTGTCAAAACTTAAAGGTTAAATATTGATTAAAAATACATCAAACTTAAAACGTCCTATCTGTCTATCTATCTATAACAACAAGGTTAACAAACATTTTCAATTTATTACATCTAACGTAAAACCAGAGTAGTATATATACAACTAAAATCATATATAATAACAGGTATATGATCCTAATGTTCCACGCATAAAGCTTAACTAATTTTTTTCCGTTGTGAAGTTCCTCCTACgttcttctcttcctcctcctactGATGTAGTCATCAAGTGTCACGGTTAGAGCCACTACGAACGCGTAATCAATGTTTGGAGATATTGTGACCATGAACTTTTCTCTTCTAAAAAATCTACCCAACTTGTGCTTTATCTACAATAATAGCAATTATATCATCATAACTTTGCGTTTATTATAATAAGTACATCTAACACGACCTTTAATTTTGACAAACAATAATGCTACACTTTCGGTTTAGTTCATGGGATTGGAATGTGAAATTTTAACTATTTTAGATTAGAATAGGTTTTGATATACTCTTTAATTTCCTTCTCTCTCCCACCAGGGTCAATTTCTTCtttaaatataaaagaaaataacatatgaataaaaaaaaggTTGTTTAGATAAATTTATATTTGTATTATATTCTAGCTATATATTTCCTGTAGAAAAATACGCAATTTTTCATATAGTTGCTTGTATGTTACTGGTTATTTGAATTGTTAACATAGTGTTTtcattagaaaaaaaataacacCTACTGTACAATATAAAAATCTTTCAACTATATAGTTTAAATTACCATTATTAATGaaatttctattattttttatggcAAAAATACTAGAAAATTAAGCTGATTTCTTTTAACCAATTTCAACCAAATTGAATTTATATAGTacgttttttattattttattctcttttttttttttctttctacttCTCTTCCTCCatctttattattatcatttctcCATCATCTCctgtttttcttcttcctcttatttgatttttttttctcttttttttcctcctcttttattatcattatcatcacTATTATTAttgtcatctttttcttcttcttcttttagttcaatatcaaataattaatttaacGATAACAAAATATATAGAAATTTAGTTAATGACACAAAAAACTAttgaaaatgatataaaattttttttataaaagacacaaaaaatctttaaaaaatcacaaattcaaaattttaactcgttcaaccaacaaaatacattcaaatatattttgaaataaaaaaatacatcaatTTATTATAAATAACACAGAAATGACTAGACCTCTTATATATAAATTCAATACTACTTAATTtgttcaataataaaaaaaattggttaaaaatttttCTATGTCACAGTTAGGAAATTCAATGTCAAAATTAAGAAACTTCCTCCGTGTCACAGTTAAAAAATTTCGATTctatttttctaataaattttacataatttaaaactttcctctttcttcttcttctttagtgTTATTCCTAATAaattctgtataattcaaaattttttctcatcttctttcacattctcataattctttttgttttattctgTTGACAAAAATCTTTGTCACGGTTAAAAAAATTTAGTATCAAAATTAAGAAACTTCCTATGTCGCGTCACAGTTAAAAAGTTTTagtgttatttttttataaaaattatgtaCAAGTCAAAATTTTTCTTCCTTCTACTTCTTTTTCATTATCAtctatcatcatcttcttctttttcttttttattttctccttcttgttttatcttctcataATTCTACTCATTTCTCtttcttaataaaaataaaataaaaaaaataaacaaaaaaatataataaaaaatactgCAATAACTAACAGGAGAAAAAGGatgtaaagaaataaaaaaattagtaacagTAGCAGCAATAAAAGAATGACAATGaagaggtaaaaaaaaaaaaaaactcaaaaaagaAAGTGAGTAATTTTTGTTGAGTTTAGGCTGATTTAATTAGATTTAGGTGACAAAAATATTTCAATATGTAACGGGACACTGTTTTTACTGTGACTGATCGGACTAATTATGAAAAGTAATAGTTTTGTTATTCTTTTATTAGAGGCAATTAATAATAAAGCTACAAGTTATTTTTAGAGTGTTGTGATGATAAATTAAATCAAATACACAGTTTGTACTGAGATTTTActctctttaaaaaaaaaaaaaaaaaaaaccggaaaaaaaaatctggaaaaaaactgtgaaaataacccgaggagcttgccaaagatgaggccatgatgcattcattttcaattaggtctcacttgaatgtggtcgattttaatattatatccactatttgtgtttagattcaattatgtccctagaaaagtgaattatgtaaattttataggaattagtttcaatatttgatgagctagttttcggagtagatcattcATTCTAtctcagacatttgtattctaatttcaagaagaaatttttaaaactcaaactaaagcgctcatgatgtgtaattgacgacaggataacattgaatcacttttacaaacgttagggatacaaataggacgatttaaacgttagggacacaaataggatttaccccaaacgttggcgacaaaaacgatactttactcattttTAAACAATGAGAATTGGACATAAATTCAGAAATTCAAGTGAGAAATACAGGATTCTAACCACCAAATCAAAGCAAAAACTGGAAAAACGAGAAGAAAATAAACCTGGGCAACAACAATGTCAGATTCAGCGATGTTAACAACCCAAGTTCGTGCAAAGAAACCTGCTTCAACGAGCTTGAAGTCACAAACTCCAGTGATGTTATTTGCCAAGAACACATCCAATGTGGTCCTTAGCTGCAACAATGAGGATTGCTTCCGAGTAAAGATCTCCAATTGTTCCATATTTTGGCCTCTAAACGCTTTCCATCGATCTCTAAATAGCTGcaaataacaacaaattaaatataGCGCCACTTTCATGTTAAATTTCAGTCTTGGATGTAAAATCTTATAAGACTGATTAATTAGGATTCGGATTTCCATGATTAACTAAAATTATGAACTTGA is a window encoding:
- the LOC107639638 gene encoding protein LURP-one-related 15-like, translating into MNIMAYITPTAPPLPFESAIIHPHMMPFTTPTTPPSPFPTAIIHPQYCAPYPVGLVLKKEKTILHKYTVTDINDNVIFTVTSPFLTMHQHRYVRDALGNTILHLRRELFRDRWKAFRGQNMEQLEIFTRKQSSLLQLRTTLDVFLANNITGVCDFKLVEAGFFARTWVVNIAESDIVVAQIKHKLGRFFRREKFMVTISPNIDYAFVVALTVTLDDYISRRRKRRT